One segment of Haloplanus natans DSM 17983 DNA contains the following:
- a CDS encoding acyl-CoA dehydrogenase family protein produces MEFDAPPEHALIRSTAADIASEYGPEYWREKEERGEFATDFWDELGEAGFHGLLVPEEYEGAGMGLQEMGLAMETLCAGGCGMAGTWYLVVTAGMAAVALRESGTEGQKEEYLPGVATGDRMFSFAITEPDAGTNTLNVGTRAERDGDEYVLNGKKAWITFADRADDLILVTRTTPRDEVETPTEGLSLFLVDMDDPGIEVSPIEKHALNYSKSCEVFIEDVRVPESALLGGEDEGWWHLVETLNPERIGFAAGAAGVAELAVSKAVDYANDREVFGAPIGTHQGVSFPITQAYTNVETARLMRQKAAWLFDQGEECGYESNVAKAAAVEAGIEAVYHAMQAFGGWGYATEYDVERWWREINLTRLAPVTQQMAYNHISQEMGFPRSY; encoded by the coding sequence ATGGAGTTCGACGCGCCACCCGAACACGCGCTGATCCGGTCGACGGCCGCGGACATCGCGTCCGAGTACGGCCCGGAGTACTGGCGCGAGAAAGAGGAGCGAGGCGAGTTCGCCACCGACTTCTGGGACGAACTCGGCGAGGCGGGCTTTCACGGCCTCCTCGTTCCCGAGGAGTACGAGGGCGCCGGCATGGGTCTCCAGGAGATGGGACTCGCGATGGAGACGCTGTGTGCCGGAGGCTGTGGGATGGCGGGCACGTGGTATCTCGTCGTCACCGCGGGCATGGCCGCCGTTGCCCTCCGGGAGTCCGGAACGGAGGGCCAGAAGGAGGAGTATCTGCCCGGCGTGGCGACCGGCGACCGGATGTTCTCCTTTGCCATCACCGAACCCGACGCGGGGACGAACACGCTGAACGTCGGCACCCGTGCCGAACGCGACGGCGACGAGTACGTCCTGAACGGGAAGAAGGCGTGGATCACCTTCGCCGACCGCGCAGACGACCTGATCCTCGTCACGCGCACGACGCCCAGAGACGAAGTCGAGACACCGACGGAGGGACTGAGCCTCTTTCTCGTCGACATGGACGACCCAGGCATCGAGGTGTCGCCCATCGAGAAACACGCCCTAAACTACTCGAAATCCTGTGAGGTGTTTATCGAGGACGTGCGTGTCCCCGAATCGGCCCTCCTCGGCGGGGAAGACGAAGGGTGGTGGCACCTGGTCGAGACGCTGAACCCCGAGCGGATCGGCTTCGCGGCGGGCGCGGCGGGCGTCGCCGAACTCGCGGTGTCGAAGGCGGTCGACTACGCCAACGACCGCGAGGTGTTCGGCGCGCCCATCGGCACCCACCAGGGCGTCTCCTTCCCCATCACGCAGGCGTACACGAACGTCGAGACGGCGCGGCTGATGCGTCAGAAGGCGGCGTGGCTGTTCGATCAGGGAGAGGAGTGTGGCTACGAGTCGAACGTCGCCAAGGCCGCGGCGGTCGAGGCGGGCATCGAAGCCGTCTATCACGCCATGCAGGCGTTCGGCGGGTGGGGGTACGCCACGGAGTACGACGTGGAGCGGTGGTGGCGCGAGATCAACCTCACCCGCCTCGCGCCCGTCACCCAGCAGATGGCGTACAACCACATCAGCCAGGAGATGGGGTTCCCGAGGTCGTACTGA
- a CDS encoding acyl-CoA carboxylase subunit beta, whose protein sequence is MDVRVADSTVEEAEAIARALATRFGERVRVFADDGDDPLAEGDPPEGGVSARSSEDAGPTDREERLWDEIEDILQGGPEKYRERQRETGKLFVRDRLDLWFEGLTFEDGRFANFDAWHPNSSTVDESEDGDSDRLPADGLVTGAATFEGRAVHVMANDYTVKAGSMARRGVEKLLRMQERALQNGKPALYLMDSSGGRIDQQTGFFANREGIGKVYYNHSMLSGRVPQICVLYGPCIAGAAYTPIFADFTIMVEGSAMAIASPRMVEMVTGEEVSLDELGGPAVHAAESGSADLVARDEEHARELTARLLSYLPDNADADPPRTEGIAPAKSPDGIDSVVPEAPRKGYDVRDLIDRVADADSVLELKPAYGAEIVTAFARLDGRPVGIVANQPDTRAGAIFPDSAEKAAEFVWTCDAYGIPLLYLCDTPGFMAGSGVEKEGILEKGKKMIYAAASATVPKQCVVVRKAYGAGIYAMSGPAYAPESTLALPGGEIAIMGPEAAINAVYARKLAAIDDPEERTREEERLREEYRRDIDVHRMASEVVIDELVPPSTLRDELVSRFEFYESIEKELPEKKHGTIL, encoded by the coding sequence ATGGACGTTCGCGTCGCCGACTCCACGGTCGAGGAAGCCGAGGCCATCGCCCGTGCCCTCGCAACCCGGTTCGGGGAGCGCGTTCGGGTGTTCGCCGACGATGGTGACGACCCACTGGCCGAGGGCGACCCGCCCGAGGGCGGCGTGAGCGCACGGTCGAGCGAGGACGCCGGCCCCACAGACCGCGAGGAGCGTCTGTGGGACGAAATCGAGGATATCCTGCAGGGCGGCCCCGAAAAGTACCGCGAGCGACAGCGCGAGACGGGCAAACTGTTCGTCCGCGACCGCCTCGATCTGTGGTTCGAGGGGTTGACCTTCGAGGACGGCCGGTTCGCCAACTTCGACGCGTGGCATCCGAACTCGTCCACGGTGGACGAGAGCGAGGACGGTGATTCCGACCGCCTCCCCGCCGACGGCCTCGTCACCGGCGCCGCCACCTTCGAGGGGCGGGCGGTCCACGTCATGGCGAACGACTACACGGTCAAGGCGGGGTCGATGGCTCGCCGGGGTGTCGAGAAACTGCTTCGGATGCAGGAACGGGCGCTGCAAAACGGCAAGCCCGCGCTCTACCTGATGGACTCCTCGGGCGGCCGGATCGACCAGCAGACCGGCTTCTTTGCCAACCGCGAGGGCATCGGGAAGGTGTACTACAACCACTCGATGCTCTCCGGGCGGGTGCCACAGATCTGTGTCCTCTACGGCCCCTGTATCGCCGGCGCGGCCTACACCCCCATCTTCGCCGACTTCACGATCATGGTCGAGGGATCGGCAATGGCCATCGCCTCGCCGCGGATGGTCGAGATGGTGACCGGTGAGGAGGTCAGTCTGGACGAACTCGGTGGCCCCGCCGTCCACGCCGCCGAGTCGGGAAGCGCCGATCTCGTCGCCCGGGACGAGGAACACGCCCGCGAACTGACCGCCCGCCTGCTCTCCTATCTCCCCGACAACGCCGACGCGGACCCACCACGGACCGAGGGTATCGCGCCCGCAAAGTCGCCCGACGGTATCGATTCGGTCGTCCCCGAGGCGCCCCGAAAGGGCTACGACGTGCGCGACCTGATCGATCGGGTCGCCGACGCCGACTCCGTGCTCGAACTGAAACCGGCGTACGGCGCCGAGATAGTCACGGCGTTCGCCCGCCTCGACGGCCGGCCGGTGGGTATCGTCGCCAACCAGCCGGACACGCGGGCGGGCGCCATCTTCCCGGACTCCGCCGAGAAGGCCGCCGAGTTCGTCTGGACCTGCGACGCCTACGGGATTCCCCTGCTCTATCTCTGTGATACGCCGGGGTTCATGGCCGGATCGGGGGTCGAGAAGGAGGGGATTCTGGAGAAAGGGAAGAAGATGATCTACGCGGCGGCGTCGGCGACGGTGCCCAAACAGTGTGTCGTCGTGCGGAAGGCGTACGGCGCGGGAATCTACGCCATGTCGGGACCGGCGTACGCTCCCGAGTCGACGCTCGCACTGCCGGGCGGCGAAATAGCGATCATGGGGCCGGAAGCGGCGATCAACGCCGTCTACGCCCGCAAACTCGCCGCCATCGACGACCCCGAGGAGCGGACCCGGGAGGAAGAACGGCTCCGCGAGGAGTACCGCCGCGACATCGACGTGCATCGCATGGCGAGCGAGGTGGTGATCGACGAACTCGTCCCGCCGAGCACGCTCCGGGACGAACTCGTCTCGCGGTTCGAGTTCTACGAGTCCATCGAGAAGGAGCTACCCGAAAAGAAACACGGGACGATCCTGTGA
- a CDS encoding LUD domain-containing protein: MSAQRKRRRKAERIRHLLETEGDAVHENVTHLNEGRYEAIERFDEFEDLRTQARRIKEDAIENLPDLIDTLRESVESNGGTLYVADDADDANRYITDVVGSKDAETLVKSKSMTTEEIEVNEALEAMGVDVFETDLGEFVIQVADEAPSHLIGPSLHKSREAVAELFNRVFDPEEPFETAEELTEFARDYLGERIRDADVGMTGANFVLAESGTITLVTNEGNARKSAVTPDTHVAVAGIEKIIPNAETLQPFVELISKTATGQDISQYVSMLTPPVDSPTIDFENPDEPLGSGDGERDFHLVLIDNGRTEMREDDHLRETLYCIRCGACANSCGNFQHVGGHAFGGETYTGGIATGWEAGIEGLETTSEFNDLCTGCSRCVNACPVKIDIPWINTVVRDRINGETPPSEFEFLVEGLTPDAEGTVSPQKRFFGNFGTLAKLGSATAPVSNWVAQLGPVRTLMDRYLGVAPDRDLPQFERETLVDWFESRRPRAPNATADRAVVLYPDAYTNYVLTDRGKAAVRTLEALGVHVELGSPIESGRAPLSQGMVRTATDHAEAVAADLDPYLDAGFDVVVVEPSDLAMMRREYEKLLDADSHARLSENSYEIMEYVYGLLSNGADADALAGATVPVAYHSHCQQRTLGVDAYTEAVLEDLGFDIVTSDVECCGMAGSFGYKSEYYELSLDVGEDLHDQFADESDRTLVASGTSCTEQMADLFVRDVTHPVELVAPDGR, translated from the coding sequence ATGAGCGCACAACGCAAGCGCCGACGCAAGGCGGAACGGATTCGGCACCTCCTCGAAACCGAGGGGGACGCCGTCCACGAGAACGTCACGCACCTGAACGAGGGGCGTTACGAGGCCATCGAGCGATTCGACGAGTTCGAGGACCTCCGGACGCAGGCCCGGCGGATCAAAGAAGACGCCATCGAGAACCTCCCGGACCTGATCGACACTCTCCGCGAGAGCGTCGAGTCCAACGGCGGCACCCTCTACGTCGCCGACGACGCCGACGACGCGAACCGCTACATCACGGATGTCGTCGGGTCGAAAGACGCCGAGACCCTCGTGAAGTCGAAATCGATGACGACGGAGGAGATCGAGGTCAACGAGGCACTCGAGGCGATGGGCGTCGACGTCTTCGAGACGGACCTCGGGGAGTTCGTCATCCAGGTCGCGGACGAGGCTCCGTCGCATCTCATCGGGCCGTCTCTGCACAAGTCCAGGGAGGCCGTCGCGGAACTGTTCAACCGTGTGTTCGACCCCGAGGAACCCTTCGAGACGGCCGAGGAACTCACCGAGTTCGCCCGGGACTACCTCGGAGAACGAATCCGGGACGCGGACGTCGGGATGACGGGGGCGAACTTCGTCCTCGCGGAGTCGGGGACCATCACGCTCGTGACGAACGAGGGCAACGCCCGGAAGTCGGCGGTAACGCCGGACACCCACGTCGCCGTCGCGGGCATCGAGAAGATCATCCCGAACGCCGAGACACTCCAGCCCTTCGTCGAACTCATCTCGAAGACGGCGACGGGACAGGACATCTCCCAGTACGTCTCGATGCTCACGCCACCAGTCGATTCGCCCACTATCGACTTCGAGAACCCCGACGAACCCCTCGGGAGCGGTGACGGCGAACGCGACTTTCACCTCGTCCTCATCGACAACGGGCGGACCGAGATGCGCGAGGACGACCACCTGCGCGAGACGCTGTACTGTATTCGGTGTGGAGCGTGTGCGAACTCCTGTGGCAACTTCCAGCACGTCGGCGGCCACGCTTTCGGCGGCGAGACGTACACTGGCGGCATCGCCACCGGGTGGGAGGCCGGAATCGAAGGGCTGGAGACCACAAGCGAGTTCAACGACCTCTGTACGGGGTGTTCGCGGTGCGTGAACGCCTGTCCGGTGAAGATAGACATCCCGTGGATAAACACCGTCGTTCGCGACAGGATCAACGGCGAGACGCCCCCCTCGGAGTTCGAGTTCCTCGTCGAGGGTCTCACGCCGGACGCCGAAGGGACGGTCAGTCCGCAGAAGCGGTTCTTCGGGAACTTCGGAACGCTCGCAAAACTCGGCAGTGCGACCGCACCGGTGTCGAACTGGGTGGCGCAACTCGGCCCCGTCCGAACCCTGATGGACCGCTATCTCGGCGTCGCCCCCGACCGGGACCTGCCGCAGTTCGAACGCGAGACGCTCGTCGACTGGTTCGAATCCCGCCGCCCGCGTGCGCCGAACGCCACCGCCGACCGAGCGGTCGTTCTCTACCCGGACGCCTACACGAACTACGTCCTCACCGACCGGGGCAAGGCAGCGGTCCGGACGCTGGAGGCTCTCGGCGTTCACGTCGAACTCGGCTCGCCCATCGAGAGTGGACGGGCCCCCCTCTCACAGGGGATGGTACGGACGGCCACCGACCACGCCGAGGCGGTGGCGGCCGACCTCGACCCCTATCTCGACGCCGGGTTCGACGTCGTCGTCGTCGAACCGTCCGACCTCGCCATGATGCGCCGCGAGTACGAGAAACTCCTCGACGCCGACTCCCACGCGCGACTCTCGGAGAACAGCTACGAGATCATGGAGTACGTCTACGGCCTGCTGTCGAACGGCGCGGACGCGGACGCCCTCGCGGGCGCCACCGTCCCCGTCGCCTACCACAGCCACTGCCAGCAGCGAACGCTGGGCGTCGACGCCTACACCGAGGCCGTCCTCGAAGACCTCGGCTTCGACATCGTCACCTCCGACGTCGAGTGCTGTGGCATGGCCGGCAGTTTCGGCTACAAATCCGAGTACTACGAACTCTCGCTGGACGTCGGCGAGGACCTCCACGACCAGTTCGCCGACGAGTCCGACCGGACGCTCGTCGCGAGCGGCACCTCCTGTACGGAGCAGATGGCCGACCTCTTCGTTCGCGACGTTACCCATCCGGTCGAACTCGTCGCCCCGGACGGGCGCTGA
- a CDS encoding pentapeptide repeat-containing protein, whose translation MLGDSPTDRSVKTCTVTSGDLPISRAAIKDFDLESWRCSRPVWESETAEFERCVWHADTTDKPKTELVKTIENGDLHGAVARRSDLTSISFPEDVGLVAADLSGVNLEDANLPRADLDDADLSGGNITDADLSGADLENTDLSGATLEDADLSGANLTAADLRRAYLHNTALADATLARNTRIDAPSEQLLRDLTDTDVSEQQQYDRIARVNHELRVAYSANGLTGRARTARVRERKARRREARAEGGRGWLAYLWSCGSQLFTGYGIQLRWIATMMVVLWLLSAAVYWDSGMAPRRSLYYSIVTFTTSPPDTPPSGFATAVAGFETFAGTAAIVFLGYVLGTREQV comes from the coding sequence ATGCTAGGAGACTCCCCCACCGACCGCAGCGTGAAGACGTGTACCGTCACGAGCGGTGATCTTCCAATCAGTAGGGCTGCTATCAAGGATTTCGATCTCGAATCGTGGCGCTGTTCTCGCCCGGTATGGGAGTCGGAGACAGCGGAGTTTGAGCGGTGCGTCTGGCATGCCGATACCACGGACAAACCGAAAACGGAGCTCGTGAAAACGATTGAAAACGGCGATCTACACGGTGCGGTGGCGCGCAGGAGCGATCTAACGTCGATTTCGTTTCCCGAGGACGTGGGGCTCGTTGCCGCTGATCTCTCCGGTGTGAATCTCGAAGACGCCAACCTTCCCAGGGCTGACCTCGACGACGCCGACCTCTCTGGCGGAAACATCACCGATGCCGATCTCTCCGGGGCCGATCTCGAAAACACCGATCTTTCCGGGGCGACGCTTGAAGACGCCGATCTCTCCGGTGCAAACCTCACTGCTGCGGACCTACGCCGCGCGTATCTACATAACACTGCCCTTGCCGACGCCACACTTGCCCGGAACACGCGGATCGACGCCCCGAGCGAGCAACTTCTGCGGGACCTTACCGATACTGACGTATCCGAGCAGCAGCAGTACGACCGTATTGCCCGTGTGAACCACGAGCTTCGGGTCGCCTACAGTGCGAACGGGCTCACGGGCCGGGCTCGAACCGCTCGGGTTCGGGAACGCAAAGCTCGGCGCCGGGAGGCAAGAGCAGAAGGTGGGCGCGGGTGGCTCGCATATCTCTGGTCGTGCGGGTCACAATTGTTCACCGGGTACGGGATACAGTTGCGATGGATCGCCACGATGATGGTCGTGCTGTGGCTCCTGTCCGCCGCGGTCTACTGGGACTCCGGGATGGCTCCAAGACGGAGCCTGTATTACAGTATCGTGACATTCACCACGTCACCGCCGGATACGCCGCCGTCGGGATTCGCGACGGCCGTTGCGGGCTTCGAGACGTTCGCTGGCACCGCAGCCATCGTGTTTCTCGGCTACGTTCTTGGGACCCGCGAGCAGGTGTGA
- a CDS encoding ABC transporter permease, protein MSIRDEFHKSSTRLKWRVIDALIDLKERLPFDSTSVSDRFGYVLISSGILLVSFLAVGMALLLEYSFLTYDSIEIVVYEYTLNNWLRLVETTAFHTVFVRTLLYSAVVTIGSVGLGIPYAYLVVRTERPLFRYFLLFGLFVPFFTGVIIRAYGWLIILGKTGLVNWLLKTVGIGTVGIIGTPIAIVLGLLQYLLPFTVLMLTPAIASIDPDLERAAKNCGANQLETFRHVVLPLARPGITAATIVAFTLSMANYSIPDLLGGTNSFVANFIYNKIFGTLNYPFAAVLCLVLVVVASVFVFGVFKLYGTGTLGVEVDDE, encoded by the coding sequence ATGAGTATTCGAGACGAGTTCCACAAAAGCAGTACGCGTCTGAAGTGGCGGGTGATAGACGCGCTGATAGACCTCAAAGAGCGCCTCCCGTTCGACTCGACGAGCGTGTCCGACCGGTTCGGCTACGTACTCATCTCGTCGGGCATCCTGCTCGTCAGCTTCCTGGCCGTCGGGATGGCGTTACTCCTGGAATATAGCTTCCTGACGTACGACTCGATCGAGATCGTCGTCTACGAGTACACCCTGAACAACTGGCTCCGTCTCGTCGAGACGACAGCGTTCCACACGGTGTTCGTCAGGACGCTGCTCTACTCGGCGGTCGTCACTATCGGGAGCGTCGGTCTCGGCATCCCCTACGCGTACCTCGTGGTGCGGACGGAGCGCCCGCTCTTCCGGTACTTCCTGCTTTTCGGCCTGTTCGTTCCGTTCTTCACGGGCGTCATCATCCGAGCCTACGGCTGGCTCATCATCCTCGGGAAGACCGGACTCGTGAACTGGCTGCTGAAAACGGTGGGTATCGGCACTGTGGGAATCATCGGAACGCCCATCGCCATCGTCCTCGGTCTCCTGCAGTATCTGCTTCCGTTCACGGTGCTGATGCTGACGCCGGCGATCGCGAGCATCGACCCGGACCTAGAGCGGGCGGCGAAAAACTGCGGGGCGAACCAGTTGGAGACGTTCCGCCACGTCGTGTTGCCGCTTGCGCGTCCCGGCATCACCGCGGCGACCATCGTCGCGTTCACCCTGTCGATGGCGAACTACTCCATCCCCGACCTGCTCGGTGGGACGAACAGTTTCGTGGCGAACTTCATCTACAACAAGATATTCGGCACGTTGAACTACCCCTTCGCGGCGGTCCTCTGTCTCGTCCTCGTCGTCGTCGCGTCGGTGTTCGTCTTCGGCGTGTTCAAGCTGTACGGAACTGGGACACTCGGCGTGGAGGTGGATGACGAATGA
- a CDS encoding MaoC family dehydratase, with product MTGRYYGEFEVGETIDHDKRRTITESDNQRFCDMTMNQQPLHLDAEFAAETEFGERIVNGLYTMSLAVGLSVPDTTDGTIVANLAYDDVEHPAPVRLGDTLRARTTVTDKRETSDGDRGVVTMQVEAFVDDELVCSFDRTVLSLKR from the coding sequence ATGACCGGCCGCTACTACGGGGAGTTCGAGGTGGGAGAGACCATCGACCACGACAAGCGGCGGACGATCACCGAGAGCGACAACCAGCGCTTCTGTGACATGACCATGAACCAGCAACCGCTCCACCTCGACGCCGAGTTCGCGGCCGAGACGGAGTTCGGGGAGCGCATCGTCAACGGTCTCTACACCATGAGCCTCGCCGTTGGCCTCTCGGTTCCCGACACCACCGACGGCACCATCGTCGCCAACCTCGCGTACGACGATGTGGAACATCCCGCGCCCGTCCGTCTCGGCGACACCCTCCGCGCGAGAACCACAGTGACGGACAAACGCGAGACGAGCGACGGCGACCGGGGCGTCGTCACCATGCAGGTCGAGGCGTTCGTCGACGACGAACTCGTCTGTTCGTTCGACCGGACCGTGCTCTCGCTGAAACGGTGA
- a CDS encoding ABC transporter permease translates to MSGLLRRIGGDHPYLTAFALFEFVFLVLPSVIILIASFGSDQIISFPPTDLSLKWYASLLEEQDYIQPFLHSVIAATFCTAISIPIGVMTALGLNRYDIRFEHGIQIYLLLPFTVPLVVSGFILLLLFGRLGWIGDLWAVGLALTIINIPFMIWSVASSVNAFDPTLEHAAQSLGAEEIQTFRYVTLPALMPGIISGSLLMFILALNEFVVSLIITTTATETLPVAIYGAIRGNISPQIAAVASIYVVIAIVAIVVADRLVGLERFLHS, encoded by the coding sequence ATGAGCGGTCTCCTCCGGCGCATCGGCGGCGACCACCCGTATCTGACCGCGTTCGCCCTCTTCGAATTCGTCTTCCTCGTGTTGCCGTCGGTCATCATCCTCATCGCCTCCTTCGGATCGGACCAGATCATCTCGTTCCCGCCCACCGACCTGAGTCTCAAGTGGTACGCGTCGCTCCTCGAAGAACAGGATTACATCCAGCCGTTCCTCCACAGCGTCATCGCCGCGACATTCTGTACCGCCATCTCGATTCCCATCGGCGTGATGACGGCCCTCGGCCTGAACCGATACGACATCCGGTTCGAACACGGCATCCAGATTTATCTGCTGTTGCCGTTCACCGTCCCCCTCGTGGTGTCGGGGTTCATACTGCTGTTGCTCTTCGGCCGCCTCGGCTGGATCGGTGACCTGTGGGCAGTCGGGTTGGCGCTGACCATCATCAACATCCCGTTCATGATATGGAGCGTCGCATCGAGCGTCAACGCCTTCGACCCGACGCTCGAACACGCCGCACAGAGCCTCGGTGCCGAGGAGATTCAGACGTTCAGGTACGTGACGCTGCCGGCGCTGATGCCGGGCATCATCTCCGGGTCGCTACTCATGTTTATACTCGCGTTGAACGAGTTCGTCGTCAGCCTCATCATCACGACGACGGCGACGGAGACGCTTCCCGTCGCGATTTACGGCGCGATCCGTGGCAACATCAGCCCGCAGATCGCGGCCGTCGCGAGCATCTACGTCGTCATCGCTATCGTCGCCATCGTCGTCGCGGACCGCCTCGTCGGCCTCGAACGCTTCCTGCACTCCTGA
- a CDS encoding carbohydrate kinase family protein has protein sequence MTSVLVIGDAIVDVVFAGLDRYPDRGEEVVAPGYDLRAGGSAGYSSLGLAALGTPTDIVANVGDDVLSTHWLSFLDEWGVDTSGVFQQSDTRISVAAGFLFETDRSFVTHRGASESGTLPPVTAADEHDALFVTGFSQAPYLWSEDIVAVAREFAADDRPVFLDTNWSPGGWHETFFEMLSFVDTLLVNDEEARRLAGCDDLATAGSTLVADGASACAIKAGERGCLLVEDDAEWVGTDPVTAVDDCGAGDFFNAGFVRAMLDGGDRRAAADSGNRCARAAITRFDLREKLDALAGVSG, from the coding sequence GTGACCTCCGTTCTCGTCATCGGTGACGCCATCGTCGACGTCGTCTTCGCCGGGCTCGACCGGTATCCGGACCGGGGTGAAGAAGTCGTCGCCCCCGGCTACGACCTTCGGGCGGGTGGCTCCGCCGGCTACTCGTCGCTCGGCCTCGCCGCACTCGGGACGCCCACCGACATCGTCGCGAACGTCGGTGACGACGTCCTCTCGACCCACTGGCTCTCGTTTCTCGACGAGTGGGGCGTCGACACGAGTGGCGTCTTCCAGCAGTCGGACACACGGATTAGCGTTGCGGCGGGATTCCTGTTCGAGACCGATCGCTCGTTCGTCACGCACCGCGGTGCCAGCGAGTCCGGGACCCTTCCGCCCGTGACCGCCGCCGACGAGCACGACGCGCTTTTCGTCACCGGCTTCTCGCAAGCCCCGTATCTCTGGAGCGAAGACATCGTCGCCGTCGCCCGCGAGTTCGCGGCCGACGACCGCCCCGTGTTTCTCGACACGAACTGGTCGCCCGGCGGGTGGCACGAGACGTTCTTCGAGATGCTCTCGTTCGTCGATACGCTCCTCGTGAACGACGAGGAAGCCCGGCGCCTCGCCGGCTGCGACGACCTCGCGACTGCCGGATCGACCCTCGTCGCCGACGGCGCGTCGGCGTGCGCCATCAAGGCCGGCGAACGCGGGTGTCTCCTCGTCGAAGACGACGCCGAGTGGGTCGGGACCGACCCGGTCACCGCCGTCGACGACTGCGGCGCGGGCGACTTCTTCAACGCCGGGTTCGTCCGCGCGATGCTCGACGGCGGCGACCGGCGGGCGGCCGCCGACTCTGGCAATCGCTGTGCTCGGGCGGCGATCACGCGCTTCGACCTCCGGGAGAAACTCGACGCCCTGGCAGGCGTGTCGGGGTAG
- a CDS encoding MFS transporter, with protein MVNGDLSVGRRTPEHALWVLVASGTLTVMAGAVLGPVVNRIGTSLGVSQSLAGLVITTHGLFIVLTSPIAGTAIDRYGPRRPYVLGLVLYGIAGGAGLVVETFPALLVTRAVLGVAVAFVYTSITVLIYSLYEGTHKDRAMGLRGSANSLGAAVWPLVGGVLGTLSWQGPFGVYLLALPLGLVALLTVPEPARGSTRDADESGLAALHRVVGGTPVLLLVYALFSGTNLLLYGVVVYYPGVLSTVGVDSSLTISLYLSAMGTAGGVSAYYYDRITRRLSYRQLTLAAFGLWTVGFAVATAASSRVVALVPVVCFGLGQGLVFPTVLLWVEDLVPADRQGQFSSYVATFGYVGQFLAPVVFGPVAGAWGVRAVFGVAAAGAGLGVIGLGARLLR; from the coding sequence ATGGTAAACGGTGATTTGTCGGTCGGACGCCGAACCCCCGAGCACGCCCTGTGGGTCCTCGTCGCCTCCGGTACGCTGACCGTGATGGCCGGGGCAGTCCTCGGTCCCGTCGTCAATCGGATCGGGACGAGCCTGGGCGTCTCCCAGTCGCTCGCCGGCCTCGTCATCACGACCCACGGACTCTTCATCGTGCTCACGAGCCCGATTGCGGGGACGGCGATCGACCGCTACGGTCCTCGCCGGCCGTACGTCCTCGGCCTCGTACTCTACGGTATCGCCGGGGGCGCCGGTCTCGTCGTCGAGACGTTTCCCGCCCTCCTCGTCACGCGGGCCGTCCTCGGCGTCGCCGTCGCGTTCGTCTACACCTCGATCACCGTCCTGATCTACTCGCTCTACGAGGGGACCCACAAGGACCGGGCGATGGGGCTCCGGGGGAGCGCCAACAGCCTCGGCGCGGCGGTGTGGCCGCTCGTCGGGGGCGTCCTCGGCACCCTCTCGTGGCAGGGACCGTTCGGCGTCTACCTCCTCGCACTCCCGCTCGGTCTCGTTGCCCTCTTGACGGTGCCGGAGCCGGCCCGCGGGAGCACCCGCGACGCCGACGAGAGTGGTCTCGCCGCCCTCCACCGCGTGGTCGGCGGGACGCCGGTGCTCCTCCTCGTCTACGCCCTCTTTTCCGGGACGAACCTCCTGCTCTACGGCGTCGTCGTCTACTACCCGGGCGTTCTCTCCACCGTCGGCGTCGACTCGTCGCTCACGATCAGCCTCTATCTCTCCGCCATGGGCACCGCCGGCGGTGTGAGCGCCTACTACTACGACCGGATCACGCGCCGTCTATCGTATCGACAACTGACACTCGCCGCGTTCGGCCTCTGGACGGTCGGATTCGCCGTCGCGACGGCCGCGTCGTCGCGGGTCGTCGCGCTCGTTCCCGTCGTCTGTTTCGGCCTCGGACAGGGACTCGTCTTCCCTACGGTGTTGCTGTGGGTCGAGGACCTCGTTCCGGCCGACCGACAGGGACAGTTCAGTTCCTACGTCGCCACGTTCGGATACGTCGGGCAGTTCCTCGCGCCCGTGGTCTTCGGACCGGTCGCGGGGGCGTGGGGCGTCCGGGCCGTTTTCGGCGTCGCGGCGGCCGGTGCCGGTCTCGGAGTCATCGGGTTGGGCGCGCGGCTACTGCGCTGA